In a single window of the Penaeus monodon isolate SGIC_2016 chromosome 3, NSTDA_Pmon_1, whole genome shotgun sequence genome:
- the LOC119589776 gene encoding cuticle protein 7-like, translated as MTFKLLIIAALVVMTVGRPEFASPSYSAHAPPEDPVRYDFSYGVNDAYSGTPHGHEETRDGEFTKGIYYVQLPDGRLQQITYTVDGDSGFLAELKH; from the exons ATGACGTTTAAG TTACTCATCATTGCCGCCCTTGTGGTAATGACTGTCGGCCGCCCAGAATTCGCCAGCCCATCCTACTCCGCCCACGCTCCCCCAGAG GATCCCGTCCGCTACGACTTCAGTTACGGTGTGAACGATGCTTATTCAGGAACCCCGCACGGACACGAAGAAACGCGGGATGGCGAGTTCACGAAGGGCAtctactacgtgcagcttcctGACGGTCGCCTGCAGCAGATCACCTACACTGTTGACGGGGACTCTGGCTTCCTGGCTGAGTTGAAGCACTAA
- the LOC119589788 gene encoding pro-resilin-like, translated as MVFKIFVVLSLVAAVFAWPETGYPSHEEPAKYSFKYEVKDEPSGNDFGHQEARDGPHTQGDYFVKLPDGRLQQVAYTVDGDSGFVAEVSYEGEAQYPQHQPTGYA; from the exons ATGGTTTTCAAG ATATTCGTCGTGCTCTCCCTCGTGGCCGCAGTCTTCGCTTGGCCCGAGACTGGTTATCCGAGCCACGAG GAACCAGCCAAGTACTCGTTCAAGTACGAGGTGAAGGACGAGCCATCTGGCAACGACTTCGGCCACCAGGAGGCTCGAGACGGCCCCCACACTCAGGGCGACTACTTCGTCAAGcttcccgacggccgcctgcagcaGGTCGCTTACAccgtggacggcgactccggATTCGTGGccgaggtcagctacgagggGGAGGCCCAGTATCCCCAACACCAGCCAACCGGATATGCTTAA
- the LOC119589799 gene encoding pro-resilin-like translates to MEFKVFVVLSLAAAVFALPETGYPSHEEPAKYSFKYEVKDEPSGNDFGHQEARDGPHTQGDYFVKLPDGRLQQVAYTVDGDSGFVAEVSYEGEAQYPQHQPTGYA, encoded by the exons ATGGAATTCAAG GTCTTCGTCGTGCTCTCCCTCGCGGCCGCTGTCTTCGCTCTGCCCGAGACTGGTTATCCGAGCCACGAG GAACCAGCCAAGTACTCGTTCAAGTACGAGGTGAAGGACGAGCCATCTGGCAACGACTTCGGCCACCAGGAGGCTCGAGACGGCCCCCACACTCAGGGCGACTACTTCGTCAAGcttcccgacggccgcctgcagcaGGTCGCTTACAccgtggacggcgactccggcttcgtggccgaggtcagctacgagggAGAGGCCCAGTATCCCCAACACCAGCCAACCGGATATGCCTAA